TGGAGCGGCTTGAGGACGTCAACGTAGAGAACGTCGTTGAAGCCGAACCAGAAGCGGTTCCATCCTTCAAACGGGTCGTTTACTTCGTAGTTGTTGTCGAAGGAATATTCTGCGTCATCATCAAAGGTTTTAAGCCCTGTGTTTCGGGAATACACCGGCTCCTGCTTCTGAGCGGAAGAGGCAACGACATACATGTCCGCAGGATATTCCGGTGCCGAATAGGCCAGCGCTGCGTTGCGGTCTGCAAAGGCGGGGTGGGCTGTCAGGGCGATAAACCCTGCTGCGATGAGTAGCTTGGCGAATAATTTCATGAGAGTGCCTTACGTTGCTATTCGGTTTTACCGTTCTGCTTGCGCACTTCTTCCGCGCGGCTCTGCACCCGCTCGATCAGTGCCTCGGCATCTTTGTTGCCATCGGTCATCAGTTCCTGGAACTGCGTACGGTAGTTCTTTACAAGACTGACACCTTCAATAATGACATCATAGATGACCCAATGGTCTTTCTGCAACATGCGATAGTCTACAGGAACAGTTTTTCCTTCAAAGTCCAGAAGCGTCTGTACTTCGACCTTGTCGCCCTTGGTGCTGGACCGCTGGCCGGTGTAGGTTGTGCCGTTGCCGGTGTAGCCTTTTATCCGTTCAAGATAGGTGGCGCGGAGCAGGTCTGCAAAGGCCTTGGAGAAGCGGGTCTGCTGATCAGGAGTGAACGAGCGCCACTTCTTGCCCACAGTACGGGCCGCAAATTCGTCGTAATCGAAAATAACCGCTACGGTGTTCTCGATCTTCGAAAGCATTTCTTCCCGGTTGGCTCCTTCAGAGTACCGGGGATCGTTCAGAGTAGCAAAAACCTCGTCCAGCGCGTGCTTGAGTGTGCTCTGCGCGTCGGTTTCAGCTGCAGCGTGAGCTGCCGGAGCCACTGCAAACAGCATTGCGCACAGGACAAAAAGTCCCAATGCAGCGCGCAGCGGATGGTTGAGAAAACACATTACTTAACTCCCCCGAAAACATATTTGCTGATTAATTCTTCTATATCCACGGCGGATTCCGTTTCCGTAATCTCGTCACCCTGCCCAAGGGTGGTTGTGGAACCGCCGGGAGCCAGTTTTATGTACTTGTCACCGATAAGGCCGCTGGTTTTGACAGAGGCAATGACATCGTCCGTGAGTTCCACGTCTTTGCGGATGGCAAGTGCCACGCTGGCAAGGCTGTCCTGCTGGTCCAGCGTAATGGAGGCCACCTTGCCGACAGGAACGCCCGCAATCTCGACATCCGCCCCGACGCGCAGGCCGGTGATGGAGGCGAAACGTGCGGTCACCGTGTAGGTGTCGGCTCCCATCACTTCCATCTTGCCGAGCTTGATGGTGAGATAGCCGACGCACAGCAGGCAGATGAGAACAAACACTCCGACTGATGTTTCCTTAGCATATTTTTTCATACACGGTTCCGGGGTAAAGTTGACGTTAGCATCTATTTGTTAAGCCATGCCTGCAAAGCGGCACGGGCCTCTTCGCCGAGCTTGAGGTCCGGCGTCTTCATGTCGCCTGCCGAACGGTCGAGGAATTGCCTCAGGTACGGATCATCGGTGCCCTTCAGTTGCTCGATTCCGCCGGAATAGACAGCCTTTCCGTCGTGCAGCACAAGAGCGTAATCCGCAATGGTGTACAGGCTGGCAAGATCATGGCTGACAACAATGATGGACATTTCCGGAAAGTGCTTCTTCATGTCCAGAAGCAGCCGGTCCATCTGTGCCGAATTAATGGGATCAAGTCCCGATGTCGGCTCATCGCATAACAGAATGGGCGGGTCTGTGACAATGGCCCTTGCAAGGCCGGCCCGTTTGCGCATGCCGCCCGAAAGCTGGTTCGGATAATACTCTGCGAACTGAGCCAGGCCCACCAGTTCCAGTTTGTGGTGCACAATCTTTTGTATGGTCGCCTTGTCGAGACGGGTATGCTCCGTAAGCGGCAGGGCAATGTTTTCACCCAGCGTCAGCGAGCCGAGCAGTGCGCCGTCCTGAAAAAGCACGCCCATCCGGCGGCGTACTTTCCTGAATTCCTTGGACGAAAGTTTGAAAAGGTCGTGCGGTCCGAGAAAAATTTTGCCACCCATGGGGCGCTTCAGGCCGAGAATGTGCCGCAACAGCGTGGACTTGCCGTCCCCGGACCCTCCGAGAATTACGGAAATTTTGCCTGC
This region of Desulfovibrio subterraneus genomic DNA includes:
- a CDS encoding MlaC/ttg2D family ABC transporter substrate-binding protein, which produces MCFLNHPLRAALGLFVLCAMLFAVAPAAHAAAETDAQSTLKHALDEVFATLNDPRYSEGANREEMLSKIENTVAVIFDYDEFAARTVGKKWRSFTPDQQTRFSKAFADLLRATYLERIKGYTGNGTTYTGQRSSTKGDKVEVQTLLDFEGKTVPVDYRMLQKDHWVIYDVIIEGVSLVKNYRTQFQELMTDGNKDAEALIERVQSRAEEVRKQNGKTE
- the mlaD gene encoding outer membrane lipid asymmetry maintenance protein MlaD codes for the protein MKKYAKETSVGVFVLICLLCVGYLTIKLGKMEVMGADTYTVTARFASITGLRVGADVEIAGVPVGKVASITLDQQDSLASVALAIRKDVELTDDVIASVKTSGLIGDKYIKLAPGGSTTTLGQGDEITETESAVDIEELISKYVFGGVK
- a CDS encoding ABC transporter ATP-binding protein, whose amino-acid sequence is MQDNGWDIRLENLRLGYDDTVVLEDISVTLPAGKISVILGGSGDGKSTLLRHILGLKRPMGGKIFLGPHDLFKLSSKEFRKVRRRMGVLFQDGALLGSLTLGENIALPLTEHTRLDKATIQKIVHHKLELVGLAQFAEYYPNQLSGGMRKRAGLARAIVTDPPILLCDEPTSGLDPINSAQMDRLLLDMKKHFPEMSIIVVSHDLASLYTIADYALVLHDGKAVYSGGIEQLKGTDDPYLRQFLDRSAGDMKTPDLKLGEEARAALQAWLNK